Below is a window of Penaeus vannamei isolate JL-2024 chromosome 30, ASM4276789v1, whole genome shotgun sequence DNA.
gagatgaacatgaaacaattagttcacagggctatcacacgaacacaagctacagatgagggagatgaacatgaaacaattagttcacagggctatcacacgaacacaaactacagatgagggagatgaacatgaaacaattagttcacagggctatcacacgaacacaagctacagatgagggagatgaacatgaaacaattagttcacagggctatcacacgaacacaagctactaatgaaggagatgaacatgaaacaattagttcacagggctatcacacgaacacaagctacagatgagggagatgaacatgaaacaattagttcacagggctatcacacgaacacaagctactaatgaaggagatgaacatgaaacaattagttcacagggctatcacacgaacacaaactgcagatgagggagatgaacatgaaacaattagttcacagggctatcacacgaacacaaactacagatgaaggagatgaacatgaaacaagtagttcacagggctatcacacgaacacaaactacagatgaaggagatgaacatgaaacaattagttcacagggctatcacacgaacacaaactacagatgagggagatgaacatgaaacaattagttcacagggctatcacacgaacacaagctactaatgaaggagatgaacatgaaacaattagttcacagggctatcacacgaacacaagctgcagatgagggagatgaacatgaaacaattagttcacagggctatcacacgaacacaagctacagatgaaggagatgaacatgaaacaattagttcacagggctatcacacgaacacaagctactaatgaaggagatgaacatgaaacaattagttcacagggctatcacacgaacacaagctacAGATGAGtgagatgaacatgaaacaattagttcacagggctatcacacgaacacaagctactaatgaaggagatgaacatgaaacaattagttcacagggctatcacacgaacacaaactacagatgagggagatgaacatgaaacaattagttcacagggctatcacacgaacacaagctacagatgaaggagatgaacatgaaacaattagttcacagggctatcacacgaacacaagctacagatgaaggagatgaacatgaaacaattagttcacagggctatcacacgaacacaagctacAGATGAGtgagatgaacatgaaacaattagttcacagggctatcacacgaacacaagctactaatgaaggagatgaacatgaaacaattagttcacagggctatcacacgaacacaaactacagatgagggagatgaacatgaaacaattagttcacagggctatcacacgaacacaagctacagatgaaggagatgaacatgaaacaattagttcacagggctatcacacgaacacaagctacagatgaaggagatgaacatgaaacaattagttcacagggctatcacacgaacacaagctacagatgaaggagatgaacatgaaacaattagttcacagggctatcacacgaacacaagctactaatgaaggagatgaacatgaaacaattagttcacagggctatcacacgaacacaagctacagatgagggagatgaacatgaaacaattagttcacagggctatcacacgaacacaaactacagatgagggagatgaacatgaaacaattagttcacagggctatcacacgaacacaagctacagatgagggagatgaacatgaaacaattagttcacagggctatcacacgaacacaagctactaatgaaggagatgaacatgaaacaattagttcacagggctatcacacgaacacaagctacagatgagggagatgaacatgaaacaattagttcacagggctatcacacgaacacaagctactaatgaaggagatgaacatgaaacaattagttcacagggctatcacacgaacacaaactgcagatgagggagatgaacatgaaacaattagttcacagggctatcacacgaacacaaactacagatgaaggagatgaacatgaaacaagtagttcacagggctatcacacgaacacaaactacagatgaaggagatgaacatgaaacaattagttcacagggctatctatcacacgaacacaaactacagatgagggagatgaacatgaaacaattagttcacagggctatcacacgaacacaagctactaatgaaggagatgaacatgaaacaattagttcacagggctatcacacgaacacaagctgcagatgagggagatgaacatgaaacaattagttcacagggctatcacacgaacacaaactacagatgaaggagatgaacatgaaacaattagttcacagggctatcacacgaacacaagctactaatgaaggagatgaacatgaaacaattagttcacagggctatcacacgaacacaagctacAGATGAGtgagatgaacatgaaacaattagttcacagggctatcacacgaacacaagctactaatgaaggagatgaacatgaaacaattagttcacagggctatcacacgaacacaaactacagatgagggagatgaacatgaaacaattagttcacagggctatcacacgaacacaagctacagatgaaggagatgaacatgaaacaattagttcacagggctatcacacgaacacaaactacagatgaaggagatgaacatgaaacaattagttcacagggctatcacacgaacacaagctacagatgagggagatgaacatgaaacaattagttcacagggctatcacacgaacacaaactacagatgagggagatgaacatgaaacaattagttcacagggctatcacacgaacacaagctacagatgagggagatgaacatgaaacaattagttcacagggctatcacacgaacacaagctactaatgaaggagatgaacatgaaacaattagttcacagggctatcacacgaacacaagctacagatgagggagatgaacatgaaacaattagttcacagggctatcacacgaacacaagctactaatgaaggagatgaacatgaaacaattagttcacagggctatcacacgaacacaaactacagatgagggagatgaacatgaaacaattagttcacagggctatcacacgaacacaaactacagatgaaggagatgaacatgaaacaattagttcacagggctatcacacgaacacaaactacagatgaaggagatgaacatgaaacaattagttcacagggctatcacacgaacacaaactacagatgagggagatgaacatgaaacaattagttcacagggctatcacacgaacacaagctacagatgagggagatgaacatgaaacaattagttcacagggctatcacacgaacacaagctactaatgaaggagatgaacatgaaacaattagttcacagggctatcacacgaacacaagctacAGATGAGtgagatgaacatgaaacaattagttcacagggctatcacacgaacacaagctactaatgaaggagatgaacatgaaacaattagttcacagggctatcacacgaacacaagctactaatgaaggagatgaacatgaaacaattagttcacagggctatcacacgaacacaagctactaatgaaggagatgaacatgaaacaattagttcacagggctatcacacgaacacaaactacagatgagggagatgaacatgaaacaattagttcacagggctatcacacgaacacaaactacagatgagggagatgaacatgaaacaattagttcacagggctatcacacgaacacaaactacagatgagggagatgaacatgaaacaattagttcacagggctatcacacgaacacaagctacTAATGAGGGAGATGAACATAAACAGCCATACCGTGAGTGGATCCGGTCCAGTTGGCATCCTCTTGCCCCGACAGGTGGTTCGGTCAGTGCTGTAGTGAACCACCTGGTACTCCTGAGTCCTCAGAGGAGCACACCCGCGCTCTTGCCCTGTGGTGTTGATTTAATAACTGATTAATTTGATTTTATGTCAATTATTTTTGTCAATGGCATTCTATCGACAAATGTTACTGAATTaaatttctctcacttttcttctttacatttctcagagaaaaaaaaaataaaaaaacgagtatatgcatatctatatgaacacacgtgtgcacatatactcatatataaagacgtccaaaaagaaaataaagcgcATATTGTTGGTTCTGAAAACTGACAGAATTTTCCAAAAATGACTAACACGTCTGGTCGTAGGATCTTTTGGTCTCGAGAGAAATGTAGTTGTTGTCACTCTTGGTCACGCCCACTGTTGTCAGGAACACGGTGTCAAGGGGAGTGTCCGCATCTATCTGTTAAtagagaaaatacgaaagaaaatgagaagagaatatTAAATAAGTCAAAATATCAAGAAAGTAAAATGAGTATGTTAAGTAGACCAACATGccaggagagtaaggagagaatatcaaataaattttaaattatcaagaaagtaaaatgaagaaaaatgtcaagaaagtaagaagagaacgtcaaataaatcaaaataccaagaaaaaagataataataaaaataaatcaaatggaATGGAATAAAATGCGATTCACCCGTTAAGAAGTATGAAAaacaagacagaggagagagagaaaaaaaaagttatataagaATAGACAGAAATCAAGTCATGCAGTACGGCAGGGTCCCATTGTGCAATATGATGATAACGTCTTATCTCGCCCAAGAAAATTTCAAGAGAAAAAACCCTCAGGGTAGTCAACAGCAGCTTGTTGAATGATAAGTGAATCGAACATAAAAGATGACACATAGAAAGTTTGAAGACAAAATGATAACAGGTAAGGAAAAAGTGGggcagagggtgagagggaagagaagagaacgagtgggggagggagggagagagggtgagggagaagggagaagggagaagggagagagagagggagagagagggagaggagagagagagagagagagagagagagagagagagagagagagagagagagagagagagagagagagagagagagagagagagagagagagagagacatacaaaaccagaaagaaaaataaattcaacCATCCAACCCCCAAACCACGCCAACCAACCACACACCAAACCACCCATCACTATTCGCACACCTGGAAGACCTTCTCATAGTACGAATAAGCAACGGATTGGTTGTCGTAGACGATCTTGTGCCACTCGAGGGGCGTGACCTGGTCGAAGAACCCGCCCCTGTCCGCCGAGTAGAGGCCGCTGTGCACCGTCGGCTCCGGATACACTGCATAGACGGTCATGCTGCTCCGGATCCTGCATGCGGAAATGTCACCGGAGAGTTCGTTGTCGATGCGGTTCGATGTCTGGtctgagggaggagatagagatagacagagataaataaagatagaaatagataaagacagagatagagcaacagcaacaatatagagatggagatagagagggagatggctAGATTGAGAGACAGGTAGGtctgagggaggagatagagatagacagagataaataaagatagaaatagataaagatagacatagagaaaccgcaacagatataaagagatagagatagagagagggggatggctAGATTGAGTGACAGGTAGGtctgagggaggagatagagatagatcagaTAGCGAtaatgagatagaaatagaaatagataaagacagagaaaggaatagatagacagagagagggagatggctagattgagagatagggaggtctgagggaggagatagagatagatagaaatagataaagataaagatagaaaaacagcaacagatatatatagataaagatagagatagaaaaagaaatagatagagatatagagggagatggCTAGATTGAGAGACAGGTAGGTctgagggagaagatagaaatggattgagatacagacagagatagagaaagagatagatagagatagagagggaaatagatagagaaagatagagaaagaaatagacagagagagggagatggctagattgaaagataggtaggtctgagggaggagatagagatagatagaaatagataaagaaagataaatggaaatagagtaagagatagatagagatagagagggagatggctagattgagagataggtaggtctgagggagatagaaataaagagggagatggagagataggtagatcagTGGATCCCAATCTTTTTCAATGTATAATACTCTCATTGGCATCTTTTCAGATTCCGCCACTGATAGTTATGAATAGTATAATGGTACCAACAGCGACAGGCCAAGAACACGTTATGAgattataatatattgatatgtgagatATAATGACAAGTAGGTGAGATAAAGTTCAGTTTAATTCAAcgtcatatttcatatttctagGATGGGAACCCctgaggtagatggataggttaggtgggtaggtaggtagatcgataaataggtaggtaagcaagtaggtaggtaggtaggtaggtaggtaggtaggtagataggtaggtaggtaggtagggagagagagagagagagagagagagagagagagagagagagagagagagagtgagagagagagagaaagaaagagagagagagagagagagagagagagagagagagagagagggagagagggagggagggagggagggagggagggagggagggagggagggagggaggagagggagggagggagagggagagggagtgagagtgagggcgggagggagggagggagggagggaggagagagagtgagggagtgagagtgagggagtgagagtgagggagtgagggagggagggagggagggagggagggagggagggagggaggaagggaaggagggagggagggagggagggagagggagagagagggagagagagagagagagagagagagagagagagagagagagagagagagagagagagagagagagagagagagagagagagagagagagagagaagaaaggaagaggggaaggaggccaGTAATCACATTAGCGAACAATGTTGTTAACTTTTCACTAATTTAGTTTTAAAGACTCATTGATATTATCCCAGATTTGTTTTACTCCTTAAAAAATGTTTTGTTCTGATGATTTTAAATAGCAATTAATATAGTTTCTTCTTCGGCAGTTGCTTGTCATCACAACAACTCTTAAATATGTGTCCTTTGTTATGCAATATTTCAAACAAGGTCAATTTTCGTTGGCAAGATAAAGGCTGAAGCTTTGTTTAATATtttgaaggggggaggtgagaggaagagggggggggagatgagaggaagaggggggggggaggtgagaggaggagacaggaagcgaaaggtggggagggagaaaaggagaagggaagtagaacGATAGTGGGTTAtaaaatacagatatatgcagATAACATGGTTAGACAAAGAGATTTATACCAGCGCTACCTCACAGGAAATATAACTGGAGACCCTAGACAATTTCTCCACCAAGAATGCGCGTTGTTATAATGAATGCGTGGGTCAGGCATATCGTGCTTCCTTCATTCACAGATCGTGCCCCGCGGATGCTGTTTAGACTTAGCAGTTGTCTCCTcactcttatcttctctccttcgtctctcccctcccttatctacTCTCATCttacctcctcatctccccttcccttctactctcccaCACATTCCCTCCTcgatctcctctccccacctcccacatttttccttcctcatctctcccccactttccctcctccacttcccatctccctcattttccttcctcatctcccccgctccctcctccacccccttctccctttccccttcccccgctccctcctccaccccccatctccctcattttccttccccatctccccttttcctctcctccgccccctcctccacccccttcttcctttctccaccctccgctccctcctccatccccatctccctcattttccttccccatcccccgctacctcctccacccccacctcccccattttaccttcccatctctccctcaccttccctcctccacccctccatctccctcatttcccttccccatctcccctttccctacccacccacccccgtctcctgtcccctcccccccctcccaacaaaGAAAACCCTCTCCCTTCGCCAAAAAACTTACGAATGATGAGCACTTCCCACGGAGCCGTCTCGAGGACCTGCCCGTCGGTGGTCGCGATGCCGCAGGAGTACTTCCCTCCGAGTTCGTAGGCGAGTTTCGTGAGTTCGAGGTTCCCGTCGGTGCGGTCGAGGTTGACGTGGTCCTCGAGGAGACCCGTagctgggaggaaagggggttagaaagagagggatgaggtgggcggggcttagaaagagagggatgaggtgggcggggcttagaaagagaggggtgaggtgggcggggcttagaaagagagggatgaggtgggcggggcttagaaagagagggatgaggtgggcggggcttagaaagagagggatgaggtgggcggggcttagaaagagagggatgaggtgggcagggcttagaaagagaggggtgaggtgggcggggcttagaaagagagggatgaggtgggcggggcttagaaagagaggggtgaggtgggcggggcttagaaaaagagggatgaggtgggcggggcttagaaagagaggggtgaggtgggcggggcttagaaagagagggatgaggtgggcggggcttagaaagagagggatgaggtgggcggggcttagaaagagagggatgaggtgggcggggcttagaaagagagggatgaggtgggcggggcttagaaagagagggatgaggtgggcggggcttagaaagagagggatgaggtgggcggggcttagaaagagagggatgaggtgggcggggcttagaaagagagggatgaggtgggcggggcttagaaagagagggatgaggtgggcggggcttagaaagagagggatgaggtgggcggggcttagaaagagagggatgaggtgggcggggcttagaaagagagggatgaggtgggcggggcttagaaagagagggatgaggcaggcgggggttagaaagagagggatgaggtgggcGGGGGTTAGAAAGAGACGGATGACGGGCggcggaagggagagatgggtgatctagaggaaggagagagagggagggataggtactgatgggagggggagggggatgagggaagaaacagggatggggtgagtgggggggggagtgagagagtgcaataagggtgaaggaagggagcgaTGGTTAGATTGGTGCATACATACAGAGTGGGGCAGAGAGagtagagtgatatatatatagagagaaagagatggggataaAGCGAGACATAcatagagggacggagggagggagggagggagggagggagggagggagggagagagagagagagagagagagagagagagagagagagagagagagagagagagagagagaaagagagagagagggagcgagggagggagaaagaaagaaagaaagaaagagagagagagaaagagaaagagaaagagagagtgagaaataaagagagagagtgagagtgagagagagagagagagagagagagagagagagagagagagagagagagagagagggagagagagagagagagagagagagagagagagagaaagacagagaaagaaagagagagagtgcgagtgagagagggagagagagagagaaagagagaaagacagagaaagaaagagagagagaaaggctaaacaaagcgagagagacagagacagagagagattagcTGACATCGCTGCCGCGCCATGTCTTCAGAAGATTAGTGCGCAACGGATGAAATAAACCAAGTGACATTACGTTCTTTCAAGGTTATCGAAGACTTTAATCTGTCAGAGATATACAAGATTAAGCAGGAGGGACGCCATTCACGCTCCCACTTGGCGCGAGAGTCTAAAAAGTTTCTAAAAAGTCAGctgatttctcctctctcttctacaaCCCGGAAATAGCTTAATGGGGGAAAATAATGGCGGTAATGATGGtgtaaatgatgaaataatggcggtaatgatggtataaatgatgattatggtttgAAAAGGGATTGTGATAATGaagagtaatgacaatggtaatggtattggATGTTGAATTTATTAAtgagtaataatagtggtagttgtGGTATCTTCGTATATTAGTAACTTCATTAAAATAAAATGTGCGTGAtagtgtgtccgtatgtatgtgtgtgggcgtgtttatgtctgtaagtatgtatgtaagtatgtagtaTGAAAGTATGCAATGTGTAAGTAtgtagcatgtatgtatgtagtatgaaCGTATGAAGCAGGTAACATGCAAGTAAGCATTATGTATGTAGTATGAAAGTATGTAGCATGCAAGTATGAAGCAGgtagcatgtatgtattatgggcaatactaatttaggcagccgcactatttatacaaaggaaaatataacagaattattgactagagttcgtacatgtcggggaagttaataaaattgtggggacctcactggctgtgctttaattaattgaaattcaaaagttgcctctctaTAATCCACAGACATCGTTGTCTCGGACCGTCTCGAATgaaaacaatactgtgagctttctgcaatatacaaaatacgggggtttggaaggttaggttggttaggttaggttaggttttttagGTTAGcttttttaggttaggttttttaggttaggttaggttaggttaggttaggctggttaggttaggttaagaaatttcgttaggttaggttaggttaggttggttaggttaggttacattaagaaatttcgtcgggatttcggcaacattgacaccggcgcatcccgcagcggcgccggaatctcgttcggattatgcatttttttcaaaaatttcacttttaattccactatttcttccgtgtgtgcccccccccccccgcccacctacaatccccaattctccacggggcacccaagattgaaggggataggagaaaaaacaaacaaactaataggcgcggctgtcttacttagatttaccgtattatgtaagtatgtagCATGTATATAGTATGAAAGTATGTATCATGTAAGTACGTAAGTATGTAGCATGTAAGTACGTTAGTATGTAGCATGTAAGTACGTAAGTATGCaacatgtatgttagtatgtagcATGTAAGTACGTAAGTATGTAGCATGTAAGTACGTAAGTATGTAGCATGTAAGTACGTAAGTATGTAGCATGTAAGTACGTAAGTATGTAGCATGTAAGTACGTAAGTATGTAGCATGTAAGTACGTAAGTATGTAGCATGTAAGTACGTAAGTATGTAGCATGTAAGTACGTAAGTATGTAGCATGTAAGTACGTAAGTATGTAGCATGTAAGTACGTAAGTATGTAGCATGTAAGTACGTAAGTATGTAGCATGTAAGTACGTAAGTATGTAGCATGTAAGTACGTAAGTATGTAGCATGTAAGTACGTAAGTATGTAGCATGTAAGTACGTAAGTATTAGCATGTAAGTACGTAAGTATGTAGCATGTAAGTACGTAAGTATGTAGCATGTAAGCATGCATGCGTGTCTAA
It encodes the following:
- the LOC113807147 gene encoding uncharacterized protein, with amino-acid sequence MAIVRIVYFLLILGLSAGLLVGPVRLAHRKRYISYQEGPSPDNSLLECHHTLEGDEELQEVFWYLYKGEERLGDFRWSPEGGGAATGLLEDHVNLDRTDGNLELTKLAYELGGKYSCGIATTDGQVLETAPWEVLIIHQTSNRIDNELSGDISACRIRSSMTVYAVYPEPTVHSGLYSADRGGFFDQVTPLEWHKIVYDNQSVAYSYYEKVFQIDADTPLDTVFLTTVGVTKSDNNYISLETKRSYDQTWQERGCAPLRTQEYQVVHYSTDRTTCRGKRMPTGPDPLTAKVTCEEGYRAEGHTNETTLTCDETTWAWVAVRGMPRHRDLHCVIDEANTALPMRAEMSVVLVTVMLLVRPFQ